The following proteins are encoded in a genomic region of Aliiroseovarius sp. F47248L:
- the gatC gene encoding Asp-tRNA(Asn)/Glu-tRNA(Gln) amidotransferase subunit GatC, with protein MSIDIETARKVAHLARIKVEDDRLPELAENFNAILGFIEQLNEVDVDGVEPMTSVTPMRLKRREDVVTDGDMQDKILSNAPDAREGFFAVPKVVE; from the coding sequence ATGTCGATCGACATCGAAACCGCGCGCAAGGTTGCGCATCTGGCCCGCATCAAGGTCGAAGACGACCGCCTGCCGGAGCTGGCCGAAAACTTCAACGCGATCCTCGGCTTTATCGAGCAGTTGAACGAGGTGGACGTGGACGGCGTCGAGCCGATGACCTCGGTTACGCCGATGCGCCTGAAGCGTCGGGAAGACGTGGTGACCGATGGCGACATGCAGGACAAGATCCTGTCGAATGCGCCTGATGCGCGCGAAGGCTTCTTTGCCGTGCCGAAGGTGGTGGAATAA
- the gatA gene encoding Asp-tRNA(Asn)/Glu-tRNA(Gln) amidotransferase subunit GatA has protein sequence MADLNKLTIAEARDAMRKGDLTSAELTEACLTEIEGASALGAFVHNTPELAREQAKAADARIKAGDAPDMCGIPLGIKDLFCTKGVASQAGSRILEGFIPEYESTVSQNLLDSGTVMLGKLNMDEFAMGSSNETSVYGNAVNPWKIDDRKLTPGGSSGGSASAVAADLCLAATGTDTGGSIRQPAAFTGINGIKPTYGRCSRWGVVAFASSLDQAGPMTKSVRDAAIMLEAMCGHDMKDSTSADIPVPNFEAMLTGDIKGKKIGIPKEYRMDGMPDEIEALWSKGADMLRDAGAEIVDISLPHTKYALPAYYVIAPAEASSNLARYDGVRYGHRAKLGQGDGITEMYEKTRAEGFGDEVQRRVMVGTYVLSAGFYDAYYNRARKVRALIKKDFDDVFAQGIDAILTPATPSAAFGLGEMENADPVKMYLNDVFTVTVNLAGLPGISIPAGLDAQGLPLGLQLIGRPWEEGDLLNIAHEVEARAGFVAKPQKWW, from the coding sequence ATGGCTGACCTGAACAAACTGACGATTGCCGAGGCCCGTGACGCGATGCGCAAGGGCGATCTGACCTCGGCGGAATTGACCGAGGCGTGTCTGACCGAAATCGAAGGCGCAAGCGCGCTGGGCGCATTTGTGCATAACACGCCTGAATTGGCACGCGAACAGGCCAAAGCGGCGGACGCGCGGATCAAGGCAGGTGACGCGCCTGATATGTGCGGCATTCCGTTGGGCATCAAGGATCTGTTCTGCACCAAGGGCGTGGCGTCGCAGGCGGGCAGCCGCATCCTTGAGGGCTTCATTCCGGAATACGAATCGACCGTCAGCCAGAACCTTCTGGACAGTGGCACAGTCATGTTGGGCAAGCTGAACATGGACGAATTTGCTATGGGGTCGTCGAACGAGACATCGGTTTATGGCAATGCTGTGAACCCGTGGAAGATTGATGATCGCAAGTTGACACCCGGCGGGTCGTCCGGCGGGTCGGCGTCCGCTGTGGCCGCTGACCTTTGTCTCGCTGCCACCGGCACAGACACGGGCGGCTCGATCCGTCAGCCCGCCGCGTTTACCGGCATCAACGGCATCAAGCCCACCTATGGCCGCTGCTCGCGCTGGGGCGTTGTGGCTTTTGCCTCGTCGTTGGATCAGGCCGGGCCAATGACCAAATCGGTGCGCGATGCGGCCATCATGCTGGAAGCCATGTGCGGCCACGACATGAAGGATTCGACCAGCGCCGATATTCCGGTACCGAATTTCGAAGCGATGCTGACCGGCGACATCAAGGGCAAGAAAATCGGCATCCCCAAGGAATACCGCATGGACGGCATGCCGGATGAGATCGAGGCGCTTTGGTCCAAGGGCGCAGACATGCTGCGCGATGCCGGGGCCGAGATCGTGGATATCAGCCTGCCGCACACGAAATACGCGCTGCCTGCCTACTACGTAATTGCACCTGCCGAGGCGTCATCGAACCTCGCCCGTTATGACGGCGTGCGATACGGCCACCGCGCCAAGCTGGGGCAGGGGGACGGTATCACCGAGATGTATGAAAAGACCCGCGCCGAAGGGTTCGGCGACGAGGTACAGCGGCGCGTGATGGTTGGCACCTACGTGCTGTCGGCGGGCTTTTATGACGCCTATTACAACCGCGCCCGCAAGGTCCGCGCGTTGATCAAGAAGGACTTCGACGATGTGTTCGCACAGGGCATCGACGCGATCCTGACACCGGCCACACCGTCAGCCGCGTTTGGGCTGGGCGAGATGGAAAACGCAGACCCGGTCAAAATGTATCTGAACGACGTGTTCACCGTGACCGTGAACCTTGCCGGTCTGCCCGGTATCTCGATTCCCGCCGGTCTGGATGCGCAAGGTCTGCCACTTGGTCTGCAACTGATCGGACGACCGTGGGAAGAAGGCGATTTGCTGAATATCGCTCACGAGGTCGAGGCGCGCGCCGGATTTGTAGCAAAGCCCCAGAAATGGTGGTAA
- a CDS encoding N-acetylmuramoyl-L-alanine amidase, with amino-acid sequence MQITPCPSPNFGPRRGGLTPSLVVLHYTAMPDPAEALERLCAPEHEVSAHYLLHRDGQLFQLVDEDKRAWHAGAGMWRGMDDINSRSVGIEIDNDGSSPFSEAQLAQLDRILPQIMDRWSIPAEGVIGHSDMAPGRKFDPGRRFPWSRLARQELTIWPDGSEVAPDEAAFLRQAAIFGYPTDTGCDAVLDALRQRFRPWAHGPLDARDMGIVSDLAKRFGVDLPAPLA; translated from the coding sequence GTGCAGATCACGCCCTGTCCGTCCCCGAATTTCGGCCCGCGCCGGGGCGGGCTTACGCCGTCACTGGTCGTACTTCACTACACTGCGATGCCCGATCCCGCTGAGGCGTTAGAGCGGCTATGTGCCCCCGAACACGAAGTGTCTGCCCATTATTTGCTGCATCGCGACGGACAGTTGTTTCAACTGGTCGATGAAGACAAGCGCGCCTGGCATGCGGGCGCGGGTATGTGGCGCGGGATGGATGACATCAACTCCCGCTCGGTCGGTATTGAAATCGACAATGACGGGTCGTCCCCTTTCAGCGAAGCGCAACTTGCGCAGCTTGATCGGATTTTGCCGCAAATCATGGACCGTTGGTCCATCCCGGCGGAAGGGGTGATTGGCCACAGTGACATGGCACCAGGCCGCAAATTCGACCCCGGCCGCCGGTTTCCGTGGTCCCGGCTAGCACGCCAAGAGCTAACCATCTGGCCGGATGGGTCAGAGGTCGCGCCGGACGAGGCAGCGTTTCTTCGTCAGGCTGCCATTTTCGGCTATCCCACTGACACCGGGTGTGATGCTGTGTTGGATGCCTTGCGCCAACGCTTCCGTCCTTGGGCGCACGGACCGCTAGACGCCCGTGACATGGGGATCGTCAGTGACCTTGCCAAACGCTTCGGCGTTGACCTGCCTGCACCCTTGGCCTAA
- the rpmG gene encoding 50S ribosomal protein L33, whose product MAKPTTIKIRLNSTADTGHFYVTKKNARTMTEKMVVKKYDPVVRKHVEYKEGKIK is encoded by the coding sequence ATGGCGAAGCCGACCACTATCAAAATCCGCCTGAACTCGACCGCGGATACAGGCCACTTCTATGTGACCAAGAAAAATGCTCGCACCATGACCGAAAAAATGGTCGTGAAGAAATACGACCCGGTTGTACGCAAGCACGTTGAGTATAAAGAAGGTAAGATCAAGTAA
- a CDS encoding SGNH/GDSL hydrolase family protein, protein MNPTIETIAKLVLSPLLVAQALKVRNTASTLPEPPGHRSGQFGIGTPLRLLIVGDSSAAGVGAKHQNEALSGQLVQALGSSHRIDWKLVARTGATTREALPLLRSQISVPTDVALVVLGVNDVTSQIPLAHLLQAREKLYEHLFSVWGAKRVIAAGIPPLGNFPLLPQPLRWFLGVQARRFDKALQRQAQELGVDYVPFDIPLTLEMMAEDGFHPGVNAYFLIGRTVAEKILHR, encoded by the coding sequence ATGAACCCCACTATCGAAACCATTGCAAAACTCGTTCTCAGCCCACTTTTGGTGGCGCAAGCCCTTAAGGTTAGAAACACTGCTTCAACCCTGCCTGAACCCCCGGGGCATAGGTCTGGTCAATTCGGCATCGGCACACCTCTGCGCCTCTTGATCGTTGGTGACAGCTCGGCCGCTGGTGTTGGTGCCAAACACCAGAACGAGGCCTTGTCAGGTCAACTGGTACAAGCGCTTGGATCGTCACACCGAATTGACTGGAAACTGGTCGCCCGAACCGGCGCCACCACCCGCGAAGCGTTACCTTTACTAAGATCGCAGATTTCCGTTCCGACAGACGTCGCGCTTGTCGTGCTTGGGGTGAATGATGTGACCAGCCAGATCCCGCTAGCCCATCTTCTTCAGGCGCGCGAAAAACTCTATGAACACCTTTTCAGTGTTTGGGGTGCCAAACGGGTGATTGCCGCTGGCATACCGCCGCTGGGTAATTTCCCTTTGTTGCCGCAACCTTTGCGCTGGTTTCTGGGCGTTCAGGCGCGTCGTTTTGATAAGGCTCTACAACGGCAAGCCCAAGAGCTTGGCGTTGACTACGTCCCGTTCGACATCCCACTGACGCTTGAAATGATGGCCGAAGACGGCTTTCATCCGGGGGTCAACGCGTATTTCTTGATAGGCAGAACAGTCGCCGAAAAAATTCTTCACCGCTAA
- a CDS encoding Bax inhibitor-1/YccA family protein, with translation MAQFDTVRAGVGTRAAIDEGLRAHMNKVYGLMSVGLLITALASWAIAGLAVTTDPTGATAAISEGKYLTGLGQAIYMSPLKWVVMFAPLAMVFAFGAAINRLSASGAQLFFYAFAALMGLSISSIFLVFTGVSIVQTFLITAIAFAGLSLYGYTTKRDLSALGAFLIMGLIGLIVASIVNIFIGSSMLHFAISVIGVLIFAGLTAYDTQKIKTDYIAHAQAMDSEWLAKSAIMGALNLYLDFINLFMFLLQFLGNRE, from the coding sequence ATGGCTCAATTTGATACGGTTCGCGCAGGTGTAGGCACCCGTGCCGCAATCGACGAGGGGCTTCGCGCCCATATGAATAAGGTCTACGGGCTTATGTCCGTCGGTCTTCTAATTACCGCGTTGGCAAGCTGGGCCATTGCTGGCCTTGCTGTCACCACCGATCCGACAGGTGCAACCGCTGCAATCAGCGAAGGTAAGTATCTGACCGGATTAGGTCAGGCGATCTACATGTCCCCGCTGAAATGGGTGGTCATGTTTGCGCCTTTGGCGATGGTTTTCGCCTTCGGAGCTGCGATTAACCGCTTGTCCGCATCTGGTGCGCAACTGTTCTTCTATGCATTTGCCGCGCTTATGGGGCTGTCGATCAGTTCGATTTTCCTGGTCTTCACCGGTGTGTCGATCGTGCAAACCTTCCTGATCACCGCAATCGCATTTGCGGGTCTGAGCCTTTATGGCTACACCACCAAGCGCGATCTTAGCGCGCTGGGTGCGTTCCTGATCATGGGCCTGATCGGTCTGATCGTGGCCTCAATCGTGAACATCTTCATCGGAAGCTCGATGCTTCATTTCGCCATTTCGGTGATCGGTGTGCTGATCTTTGCAGGCTTGACCGCTTATGACACGCAAAAGATCAAGACAGACTATATCGCGCATGCGCAGGCGATGGATAGCGAATGGCTTGCGAAATCCGCGATCATGGGTGCTCTGAACCTGTATCTGGACTTCATCAACCTGTTCATGTTTCTGCTGCAATTCCTGGGCAATCGCGAGTGA
- a CDS encoding DUF1127 domain-containing protein, with product MSAVTCTNTPIAKRAFSPLAWLVHAWEVHRERRALANLDANQLKDIGLTADAAYREASRPVWDIPAQLD from the coding sequence ATGTCTGCTGTTACCTGCACCAATACCCCTATCGCAAAACGCGCGTTCTCGCCGCTGGCTTGGCTAGTCCACGCTTGGGAAGTTCACCGCGAACGTCGTGCGCTGGCAAATCTGGACGCCAACCAGTTGAAAGATATCGGCCTGACCGCCGACGCTGCGTATCGCGAAGCAAGTCGGCCCGTTTGGGATATTCCAGCACAGTTGGACTAA
- a CDS encoding LysR family transcriptional regulator — MPRNLDLTAMRSFVTVADAGGVTRAAGLLHLTQSAVSMQLKRLEESLGRPLLDRSGRGVSLTADGEQLLGYARRMMRLNDEVYARLTDHAYEGEIVLGVPSDVVYPAIPTVLKQFHAEYPRMRVHLISSYTSRLKSMFARGECDIILTTEEEKDAGAETLAALPLVWVGAPNGQAWRSRPLRLAFERNCIFRKGVQKALNAANIQWEMGVDGDSTRTIEASLSADLAVHAVIDGTVQPFLEQIDHGGALPELAVTRVNMYAASNSGGQAMQDLLSMIRRAFAEL; from the coding sequence ATGCCCCGAAACCTTGATCTGACGGCAATGCGCAGTTTTGTCACCGTGGCGGACGCAGGCGGAGTAACGCGGGCGGCAGGGCTTTTACACCTGACCCAATCAGCAGTGTCGATGCAATTGAAACGACTTGAAGAAAGTCTGGGGCGTCCCCTTTTGGACCGTTCGGGTCGGGGCGTGTCTCTGACAGCAGACGGCGAGCAGTTGTTGGGATATGCGCGTCGCATGATGCGTCTGAATGACGAAGTCTATGCGCGGCTCACCGATCACGCGTATGAGGGCGAAATCGTATTGGGCGTGCCCTCGGATGTTGTTTATCCGGCGATCCCGACGGTGTTGAAACAATTTCACGCTGAGTATCCGCGTATGCGCGTCCACTTGATCTCGTCCTATACAAGCCGTTTGAAGTCCATGTTTGCGCGTGGTGAATGTGACATCATATTAACCACCGAGGAAGAAAAGGATGCGGGCGCTGAAACTCTGGCAGCGCTTCCCTTGGTTTGGGTTGGCGCGCCAAATGGTCAAGCGTGGCGCAGTCGCCCCCTGCGCCTTGCTTTCGAGCGGAACTGCATCTTCCGTAAAGGTGTTCAGAAGGCGCTTAATGCAGCGAATATTCAGTGGGAGATGGGCGTGGATGGCGATTCCACACGCACGATCGAGGCTTCGCTGTCGGCAGATTTGGCGGTGCACGCGGTAATCGACGGCACCGTCCAACCATTTTTGGAGCAGATCGACCACGGCGGAGCATTGCCCGAGCTGGCTGTCACTCGAGTGAACATGTATGCGGCGAGTAATTCTGGTGGTCAGGCCATGCAGGATCTGTTGTCGATGATCCGCCGCGCGTTTGCCGAGCTTTAG
- a CDS encoding NADPH:quinone oxidoreductase family protein — protein sequence MKTFLVTDFDRPAQLADVPTPTPATGQALVDIRACGLNFADLLMTKGKYQDTPTPPFSLGMEPAGIVIALGPDTDGPEPGTRVVVFSGRNGLAEKGVFDATRCLALPDNMSFEDAAAFQIAYGTSHMALDYKARLQPGETLVVLGAAGGVGLTAVEIGKVMGARVIACARGTKKLEICRRAGADHLIDTDTQDIRDEIKALGGADVVYDAIGGKQFNAAFRACNPDARILLIGFASGDLPDVRPNHMLVKNITLIGFYWGGYLKFRPGLLTDSLRQLLTWYGMGKIKPHVSHTLPLDRANEALDLLRQRKSTGKVVVTMPTSP from the coding sequence ATGAAAACCTTTCTAGTCACCGATTTCGACCGCCCCGCTCAACTGGCCGACGTTCCCACACCGACCCCCGCGACGGGCCAGGCACTGGTGGACATTCGAGCCTGCGGTTTGAATTTCGCCGATCTTCTGATGACCAAAGGCAAATATCAAGACACGCCCACACCTCCTTTTTCGCTGGGGATGGAACCGGCGGGGATCGTCATCGCGCTTGGACCTGACACTGACGGGCCTGAACCGGGAACGCGGGTTGTCGTCTTCTCAGGCCGCAACGGTCTGGCCGAGAAAGGTGTGTTCGATGCAACTCGATGCCTGGCTCTGCCCGACAACATGAGCTTCGAAGACGCTGCCGCTTTCCAGATCGCCTATGGTACCAGCCACATGGCACTAGACTACAAAGCACGGCTGCAACCTGGCGAAACACTGGTTGTCTTGGGGGCAGCTGGCGGGGTCGGTCTGACTGCAGTCGAGATTGGCAAAGTCATGGGTGCCCGCGTTATTGCCTGCGCACGTGGGACCAAGAAGCTGGAGATTTGCCGCCGAGCAGGCGCGGATCATCTGATTGACACCGACACTCAGGACATCCGGGATGAGATCAAGGCACTGGGCGGGGCAGATGTGGTCTATGACGCCATCGGAGGCAAGCAATTCAACGCAGCTTTTCGCGCCTGCAATCCGGATGCCCGCATCCTGCTGATCGGGTTTGCAAGCGGCGATCTGCCTGACGTGCGACCCAACCATATGCTGGTCAAGAATATCACACTGATCGGCTTTTACTGGGGCGGATATCTGAAATTCCGGCCTGGACTATTAACCGACAGCCTGCGTCAATTGCTGACATGGTATGGCATGGGCAAGATCAAACCGCATGTCAGCCACACGCTGCCACTAGACCGCGCGAACGAGGCGTTGGACCTACTCCGACAGCGCAAATCGACGGGCAAGGTGGTCGTCACCATGCCGACTTCGCCCTAA
- a CDS encoding helix-turn-helix transcriptional regulator, producing MKHPVDVHVGKRVRHRRWMVGMTQQQLAEKVGIKFQQIQKYETGMNRVSASRLWDIAAALSVPVSFFFEGLESKPDADTEGALPGDILADKEALELVRSYYAIPDNQRRRLFELARVLSDVA from the coding sequence ATGAAGCATCCAGTGGATGTCCATGTCGGTAAACGCGTTCGTCACCGCCGTTGGATGGTGGGGATGACGCAGCAGCAGTTGGCTGAAAAAGTAGGGATCAAATTCCAGCAGATCCAGAAATACGAAACCGGCATGAACCGCGTCTCGGCCTCACGGCTTTGGGATATTGCGGCCGCGCTTTCTGTACCAGTCAGCTTTTTCTTCGAAGGGTTGGAAAGCAAACCTGATGCCGATACCGAAGGTGCGCTGCCCGGCGATATTCTGGCCGACAAAGAAGCGCTGGAACTGGTGCGCAGCTATTATGCTATCCCCGACAATCAGCGCAGACGCCTGTTTGAATTGGCGCGTGTCCTGTCGGACGTGGCCTGA
- the hisN gene encoding histidinol-phosphatase, translating into MVTDLTTETQQDLLRVAEALAEAARKAILPFFRADDLSTDNKLNEGFDPVTEGDRAAERAMRDILAVRRPKDAILGEEYGMTAGESGLTWVLDPIDGTRAFLSGTPTWGVLIAVGDDSGPQLGIIDQPYIGERFVGGFGEARVDGPQGSRRLQTRAPRNLSDAILFTTFPEVGTCEEGQAFQRLSKKVKLTRFGLDCYAYGLVASGQIDLVVEAGLQAYDIQGPMAVIQAAGGIVTNWDGGPAHQGGRVLAAANSQIHAAALEILSKA; encoded by the coding sequence ATGGTGACCGATCTGACGACAGAGACCCAACAAGACTTGTTGCGCGTTGCAGAGGCATTGGCCGAAGCGGCGCGCAAAGCCATTCTACCCTTTTTCCGTGCCGATGATTTGTCCACTGATAACAAGCTCAACGAAGGGTTTGACCCTGTCACCGAAGGCGACCGTGCGGCAGAACGCGCGATGCGCGATATTCTGGCAGTTCGACGTCCCAAGGACGCCATTCTGGGCGAGGAATACGGCATGACGGCCGGGGAGAGTGGTCTGACATGGGTGCTTGACCCGATCGATGGCACCCGTGCCTTTTTGTCGGGCACGCCCACATGGGGGGTTTTGATCGCGGTCGGAGATGACAGCGGCCCCCAACTTGGCATCATAGATCAACCTTACATTGGGGAAAGGTTTGTCGGCGGTTTCGGTGAAGCCCGTGTGGATGGGCCGCAAGGGTCGCGCCGCTTGCAAACCCGCGCACCACGCAATCTATCGGATGCCATCCTTTTCACCACGTTTCCCGAGGTCGGCACGTGTGAAGAAGGGCAGGCGTTTCAACGACTGTCAAAAAAGGTCAAGCTGACGCGGTTCGGATTGGATTGTTATGCCTATGGATTGGTGGCGTCGGGGCAGATCGACCTTGTGGTCGAGGCGGGCTTGCAGGCCTATGATATCCAAGGCCCGATGGCGGTGATCCAGGCGGCGGGTGGTATTGTTACCAATTGGGATGGTGGCCCAGCGCATCAGGGCGGACGCGTTTTGGCCGCAGCCAATTCGCAGATTCATGCAGCCGCATTAGAAATCTTGTCCAAGGCCTAA
- a CDS encoding 8-oxoguanine deaminase, with the protein MDYLIRNARTILTMDDDSRELSSTDIRISNGIIIAIGPELERDCEVLDASRAVVTPGLVNTHHHLYQTLTRAVPGGQDALLFGWLQTLYPIWARFGPDEMRVSAMVGLAELALSGCTMSSDHLYLYPNGARLEDTIDGARELGLRFHPTRGAMSIGESDGGLPPDMLVERESTILEDCIRVIDAFHDPSEGSMLRVGVAPCSPFSVSRELMRDAAVLARDKGVMMHTHLAENDEDIAYSQAQFGCRPGQYAEDLGWVGNDVWHAHCVKLDSTEIDLFAHTRTGVAHCPCSNCRLGSGIAPVRQMRDAGVKIGLGVDGSASNDQGNLMDEVRQAMLLQRVAFGADKMSAREVLRIATRGGAEVLGRSDCGQIAVGQRADIAIWDVSGLESAGSWDPSALVLAGPRQVRDLFVEGRQVVQDGQITTVDLPRLIEDQNRLAARLGA; encoded by the coding sequence ATGGACTATCTGATCCGCAATGCACGAACCATTCTGACAATGGATGATGACAGTCGCGAATTGTCGTCCACCGACATTCGCATCTCGAATGGGATTATCATCGCTATTGGGCCCGAGCTTGAGCGGGATTGCGAGGTGCTGGACGCAAGCCGCGCCGTCGTGACGCCGGGTTTGGTGAATACGCATCATCATCTGTATCAGACTTTGACGCGGGCGGTGCCAGGGGGGCAGGATGCGCTTCTGTTCGGCTGGCTTCAGACACTGTATCCGATCTGGGCACGCTTCGGACCGGACGAGATGCGCGTGTCGGCGATGGTTGGTTTGGCCGAACTAGCCCTGTCAGGCTGCACGATGAGCTCGGACCACCTTTATCTCTACCCCAACGGAGCGCGGCTTGAGGATACGATTGACGGCGCACGTGAACTTGGGCTTCGGTTTCATCCCACGCGTGGTGCGATGTCGATTGGGGAAAGCGATGGCGGTCTGCCACCCGACATGCTGGTCGAACGTGAAAGCACCATTCTTGAAGATTGCATTCGCGTGATCGACGCCTTTCACGATCCGTCCGAAGGGTCGATGCTGCGCGTGGGTGTGGCGCCGTGTTCCCCATTTTCGGTCAGTCGCGAGTTGATGAGGGACGCCGCCGTTCTGGCACGCGATAAAGGTGTGATGATGCACACTCATCTGGCCGAAAACGACGAGGATATAGCCTACAGTCAAGCACAGTTCGGTTGCCGCCCCGGTCAATACGCAGAGGATCTGGGTTGGGTAGGGAATGATGTTTGGCACGCCCATTGCGTCAAGCTGGACAGCACCGAGATAGACCTGTTCGCCCACACTCGAACCGGGGTGGCGCATTGTCCGTGTTCGAACTGTCGACTTGGATCGGGGATCGCACCGGTGCGCCAAATGCGCGATGCGGGCGTCAAGATCGGCTTGGGGGTCGATGGATCGGCGTCCAATGATCAAGGCAATCTGATGGATGAGGTTCGGCAAGCCATGCTGTTGCAACGCGTCGCCTTTGGTGCCGACAAGATGAGCGCCCGCGAAGTGTTGCGCATAGCCACCCGTGGCGGGGCCGAGGTTTTGGGGCGGTCCGATTGCGGTCAGATCGCTGTGGGGCAACGTGCAGACATCGCGATTTGGGATGTTTCGGGGCTGGAATCTGCAGGCAGTTGGGACCCGTCAGCGCTGGTTCTGGCTGGTCCGCGTCAGGTCCGCGACTTGTTTGTTGAAGGACGCCAGGTCGTGCAAGACGGACAGATTACAACGGTCGACCTGCCGCGTCTGATCGAAGATCAAAACCGCCTTGCGGCTCGCCTTGGTGCGTAA
- a CDS encoding 5-aminolevulinate synthase has protein sequence MSDKTFLALAAALGYGVSTILMKHFSYGFALLPLALLVAVLAGTVVSEVLLLRQVELGLAYIAIIATESLLVLAYAFVIGEGLSRQEMAGAAFVLVGVALVSF, from the coding sequence ATGAGTGACAAGACATTTTTAGCACTGGCCGCTGCCCTTGGTTACGGGGTTTCGACCATTTTGATGAAGCATTTTTCTTATGGATTTGCGCTGTTGCCACTGGCGCTACTTGTCGCCGTTTTGGCAGGCACCGTCGTTTCAGAAGTGCTTTTGCTTCGCCAAGTTGAACTTGGTCTTGCCTATATTGCGATCATTGCCACCGAATCCCTTTTGGTGCTGGCCTATGCCTTTGTAATTGGCGAAGGGCTATCACGGCAGGAAATGGCCGGGGCGGCGTTTGTTCTGGTCGGGGTGGCCCTGGTCAGCTTCTAA
- the guaD gene encoding guanine deaminase produces the protein MQLLLGQTIRFAADPFKVPVTDSATHERRGAVALNGGKIADIGSVDDLRMKYPQAEVTDYGDALISPGFVDAHAHYPQTAIIASWGKRLIDWLNSYTFPEESRFGDPAHAAGVAETYFDLVTASGTTTTVSYCTIHPESVDAYFTAAAKRGLRVLGGKTCMDRNAPDTLQDTPQSAYDDSKALLNRWHGQDRLSYVITPRFAPTSTPEQLEALGTLWAENPDVLMQTHISEQHEEIAWVADLFPDAKDYLDVYERFGLVGPGALLGHAIHLTDRERDRIREVDASLIHCPTSNMFIGSGLFDMHGLMEQRHRIGLATDTGGGSSFSMLRTMAAAYEVAQLRGHPLHPAQLWWLATKGSARALRLDDKIGTLEPGTEADITVIDLASTHAIAQRAVRAEDIWQTIFPTIMMGDDRAIKAVWTNGALLRS, from the coding sequence ATGCAGCTTCTTCTGGGACAAACCATCCGCTTTGCCGCTGACCCATTCAAGGTCCCCGTGACCGATAGTGCGACACACGAACGTCGCGGCGCGGTCGCCCTAAATGGTGGAAAGATTGCAGATATCGGATCAGTAGATGACCTGCGGATGAAGTACCCGCAGGCAGAGGTCACCGATTATGGCGATGCGCTGATCTCGCCGGGGTTTGTCGACGCGCATGCGCATTATCCCCAGACCGCGATCATCGCGTCATGGGGCAAGCGGCTGATTGACTGGCTGAACAGCTATACCTTTCCCGAGGAAAGCCGTTTCGGCGATCCTGCCCACGCCGCCGGGGTTGCCGAGACCTATTTCGATCTTGTCACCGCATCGGGCACCACAACCACGGTCAGCTATTGCACCATCCACCCGGAAAGCGTGGACGCTTATTTCACCGCCGCCGCTAAGCGCGGGTTGCGGGTGCTGGGCGGCAAGACCTGCATGGATCGCAACGCCCCCGATACGCTGCAAGACACACCGCAAAGCGCATATGACGACAGCAAGGCGCTGTTGAACCGCTGGCACGGGCAGGATCGTCTATCCTATGTCATCACACCCCGTTTTGCGCCCACCTCGACCCCCGAACAGCTTGAGGCGTTGGGCACGCTGTGGGCCGAGAACCCGGACGTGCTGATGCAGACCCATATCAGCGAACAGCATGAGGAAATCGCGTGGGTCGCGGACCTGTTTCCGGACGCGAAGGATTATCTTGATGTCTATGAGCGTTTCGGCCTGGTCGGCCCCGGTGCGCTTTTGGGGCACGCCATTCACCTGACCGACCGCGAACGCGACCGCATCCGAGAGGTGGACGCGAGCCTGATCCATTGCCCGACATCAAACATGTTCATCGGGTCCGGACTGTTCGACATGCACGGCTTGATGGAGCAAAGGCACCGGATCGGCTTGGCCACCGATACCGGCGGCGGATCATCCTTTTCGATGCTGCGCACCATGGCGGCAGCCTACGAGGTGGCCCAACTTCGCGGCCATCCGCTACACCCCGCGCAGCTTTGGTGGCTGGCAACCAAAGGTTCGGCTCGGGCTCTGCGTTTGGACGACAAGATTGGCACACTTGAACCGGGCACCGAGGCCGACATTACGGTGATCGATTTGGCCTCGACACACGCCATCGCTCAGCGCGCTGTACGCGCCGAGGATATATGGCAAACCATCTTCCCCACCATCATGATGGGGGATGACCGCGCGATCAAAGCCGTCTGGACCAATGGCGCGCTTCTTAGAAGCTGA